A genomic window from Gymnodinialimonas ceratoperidinii includes:
- the rnr gene encoding ribonuclease R: protein MSNIPSKEQILQWITDNPGKRSKRDIAKAFGIKGAARIDLKRILKELQEEGHLEKAGRTYRDPEKLPPVTILSVQAPDDNGDLFARPLEWHGKGVEPRILYTPRAADPAVGQGDRILAKLFPAEGSEADHHYTAKLIRKIGTNPRKILGIFRKRDEGGVISPITKGSDKEWQVRTGDTFEARDGELVEGELAGPKARMGAPRARITARLGDPGGPRAVSLIAIHEHGIPDSFPDAVIAQADAAKPAGLKGREDLRDLTLITIDPADARDHDDACYAHADEDPGNKDGHVIWVAIADVAHYVTPDSALDREARKRGNSTYFPDRVVPMLPDRLSGDLCSLHEGVPRAVIAVRMVIDAKGKKLSHSFHRALMKSHASLSYEEAQAAQDGDATDRTEPLLDSVIRPLYAAYEALKIARAKRQPLELDLPERRIELDDDGRVTSVAFKDRLDAHRLIEEFMVLANVAAAETLIAKRTPLLFRVHEEPSPEKLDALREVAESAGLTLAKGQVLQTRHLNDLLRAADDDTAELISISTLRSMQQAYYTPENFGHFGLALKSYAHFTSPIRRYADLIVHRALISAHGWGKDGLSPAEIERLEETGKLISGTERRSMVAERDTSDRYLAAFLSDRVGAEFPGRISGIAKFGVFVKLDETGADGLLPMRSLGQEYFHYDAEAQTLMGSDTGTMIGIGDRVLVKLAEAVPVTGGLILELLEHDGKAPAPGKRRGRGKPPTRRKAGSTKARKTKLRKKTARTRSKSGS, encoded by the coding sequence ATGAGCAACATCCCCTCCAAAGAGCAGATCCTGCAATGGATCACCGATAACCCCGGCAAGCGGTCCAAGCGCGACATCGCCAAGGCCTTCGGCATCAAAGGCGCGGCGCGGATCGACCTGAAGCGGATCCTGAAAGAGCTGCAGGAGGAGGGGCACCTCGAGAAGGCCGGCCGCACCTACCGCGACCCCGAGAAGCTGCCCCCGGTCACGATCCTTTCCGTGCAAGCGCCCGACGACAACGGCGACCTCTTCGCGCGGCCGCTGGAATGGCACGGCAAGGGCGTGGAGCCGCGCATTCTCTACACGCCCCGCGCCGCCGATCCGGCGGTGGGCCAGGGCGACCGCATTCTCGCCAAGCTGTTCCCGGCCGAGGGCAGCGAGGCCGACCACCACTACACCGCCAAGCTGATCCGCAAGATCGGGACCAACCCGCGCAAGATCCTCGGCATCTTCCGCAAGCGCGACGAGGGCGGGGTGATCTCGCCGATCACCAAGGGCTCCGACAAGGAATGGCAGGTCCGCACGGGCGACACCTTTGAGGCCCGTGACGGAGAGCTGGTGGAAGGCGAGCTCGCCGGTCCCAAGGCGCGGATGGGCGCGCCGCGCGCCCGGATCACCGCGCGGCTGGGCGACCCCGGCGGCCCCCGTGCCGTCTCGCTCATCGCGATCCACGAACACGGCATCCCCGACAGCTTCCCCGACGCGGTCATCGCCCAGGCCGATGCCGCCAAGCCCGCCGGTCTCAAGGGCCGCGAGGACCTGCGCGATCTGACCCTGATCACCATCGACCCGGCCGACGCGCGCGATCACGATGACGCCTGCTATGCCCATGCCGATGAAGACCCCGGCAACAAGGATGGCCATGTCATCTGGGTCGCCATCGCCGATGTCGCCCATTACGTGACGCCGGACAGCGCCCTCGACCGCGAGGCGCGCAAGCGCGGCAACTCCACCTATTTCCCCGACCGGGTCGTGCCGATGCTGCCCGATCGTCTCTCGGGCGATCTCTGTTCCCTGCACGAAGGCGTGCCCCGCGCGGTGATCGCCGTGCGCATGGTGATCGACGCCAAGGGCAAGAAACTCTCCCACAGCTTCCACCGCGCCCTGATGAAGTCCCACGCCTCCCTCAGCTACGAGGAGGCCCAGGCCGCCCAGGACGGTGACGCCACCGACCGGACTGAGCCGCTCCTCGACAGCGTGATCCGCCCGCTCTACGCCGCCTACGAGGCGCTGAAGATCGCCCGCGCCAAGCGCCAGCCGCTGGAGTTGGACCTGCCCGAGCGCCGGATCGAGCTGGACGACGACGGCCGCGTCACCTCGGTCGCCTTCAAGGATCGGCTAGACGCCCACCGCCTGATCGAGGAGTTCATGGTGCTGGCCAACGTCGCCGCCGCCGAGACCCTGATCGCCAAGCGCACGCCGCTCCTGTTCCGGGTCCACGAGGAACCCTCGCCCGAGAAGCTCGACGCCCTGCGCGAGGTTGCCGAAAGCGCCGGGCTGACGCTCGCCAAGGGGCAGGTGTTGCAAACCCGCCACCTTAACGACCTCTTGCGTGCCGCCGATGACGACACCGCCGAGCTGATCTCCATCTCCACCCTGCGCTCGATGCAGCAGGCCTATTACACGCCCGAGAATTTCGGCCACTTCGGCCTCGCCCTGAAAAGCTACGCCCATTTCACCTCGCCGATCCGCCGCTACGCCGACCTGATCGTGCACCGCGCCCTGATCAGCGCCCACGGCTGGGGCAAGGACGGCCTCTCGCCCGCCGAGATCGAGCGGCTGGAGGAGACCGGCAAACTGATCTCGGGCACCGAGCGCCGCTCCATGGTGGCCGAGCGCGATACCTCGGACCGCTATCTCGCGGCCTTCCTCTCGGACCGCGTCGGCGCCGAGTTCCCGGGCCGGATCTCGGGCATCGCCAAGTTCGGCGTCTTCGTGAAGCTGGACGAGACCGGCGCCGACGGCCTCCTGCCGATGCGCTCGCTGGGGCAGGAGTATTTCCACTACGACGCCGAGGCGCAGACCCTGATGGGGTCGGACACCGGCACGATGATCGGGATCGGCGACCGGGTGCTCGTGAAACTGGCCGAGGCCGTTCCGGTCACCGGGGGGCTGATTCTCGAACTGCTGGAGCATGACGGGAAGGCGCCGGCGCCCGGAAAACGCCGCGGACGCGGAAAACCGCCCACCCGCCGCAAGGCTGGCAGCACCAAGGCCCGAAAGACGAAACTGCGCAAAAAGACAGCACGCACACGCTCCAAGAGCGGTTCGTAA
- a CDS encoding DUF6504 family protein, with product MSTPPRRNVANQRRILSLWFPRLGVERVLRGEPALAEIPLVTVSETGNLRQLDSTNLPAEALGLSRGQALNEAMMLCPDLVTRPAEPGREAALLMALRRWAGKFSPWVAEEGRESLMVDLTGCAHLFGGEEALFAQVHEDCGDLGLSVCAGIADTAGAAWALARYAGGRGLVGKGAMQTRNGDAIDQEARATRSRAGKRHWVKGGPAPATHMAGGAVQRIAPPGTARQVLAPLPIAALRVDEATVAGLARLGLRQIGDVLALPRASLSRRFGQALILRMDQALGIQPEPISPAGAPLHFAVRLSLPEPIGLDSDIVAGLDRILPPLCEKLRAQGRGARRVRLELSRVEGDTQTIEIGLAQPADQPDKLKPLFEMKLDEVDAGFGIDRLRVIAHVTEPLHATEHKGGWAVAQESAAPRTDSQDMADFIARLGARVGLEAIRRARPADSHIPEKTSVPIAAAWSEPEPPGTWPPTMRPRPLTLFPPEPVSAPATPEVPSDFRWRGRSFRTHAALGPERLAPEWWLDDRAWRTGVRDYWRVTTEDGARLWLYYAHGGAQSGGWFAQGDFL from the coding sequence ATGTCCACCCCACCCCGCCGCAACGTCGCCAACCAGCGTCGCATCCTCTCCCTGTGGTTCCCCCGCCTGGGCGTGGAGCGGGTCCTGCGCGGAGAGCCGGCCTTGGCCGAAATTCCCCTCGTCACGGTCAGCGAGACCGGCAATCTCCGGCAGTTGGATTCCACCAACCTCCCGGCAGAGGCGCTGGGCCTGTCGCGCGGCCAGGCCCTGAACGAGGCGATGATGCTCTGCCCCGATCTGGTGACGCGGCCTGCGGAGCCGGGGCGCGAGGCGGCGCTTCTGATGGCGCTCCGGCGCTGGGCCGGGAAGTTCAGCCCCTGGGTCGCGGAAGAAGGGCGCGAAAGCCTGATGGTCGATCTCACCGGCTGCGCGCATCTTTTCGGCGGCGAAGAGGCGCTGTTCGCGCAGGTTCACGAGGATTGCGGCGATCTCGGCCTCAGCGTCTGCGCGGGCATCGCCGATACCGCCGGCGCGGCCTGGGCGCTGGCCCGCTACGCCGGGGGGCGGGGGCTCGTCGGCAAGGGCGCGATGCAGACCCGCAACGGCGACGCGATCGATCAGGAGGCGCGCGCCACGCGGTCGCGCGCGGGCAAGCGCCATTGGGTGAAGGGCGGTCCCGCGCCCGCAACCCATATGGCCGGCGGTGCCGTGCAACGCATCGCGCCGCCCGGCACCGCGCGGCAGGTTCTGGCGCCGCTGCCGATTGCCGCCCTGCGCGTGGACGAGGCCACGGTCGCCGGTCTTGCCCGCCTCGGCCTGCGCCAGATCGGCGATGTTCTGGCGCTGCCCCGCGCCAGCCTGTCGCGTCGCTTCGGGCAGGCGCTGATCCTGCGGATGGATCAGGCTCTCGGCATCCAGCCCGAGCCGATTTCCCCCGCCGGGGCGCCGCTGCACTTTGCTGTCCGGCTCAGCCTGCCGGAACCCATCGGGCTGGATTCCGATATCGTCGCCGGGCTGGACCGCATCCTGCCGCCGCTCTGCGAAAAGCTCCGCGCCCAGGGCCGGGGCGCGCGGCGGGTGCGGCTGGAGTTGAGCCGGGTGGAGGGCGATACCCAGACGATCGAGATCGGGCTCGCCCAGCCGGCGGATCAACCCGACAAGCTGAAACCCCTGTTCGAGATGAAGCTGGACGAGGTGGACGCCGGTTTCGGCATCGACCGCCTGCGCGTCATCGCCCATGTGACCGAGCCGTTGCACGCGACCGAGCACAAAGGCGGATGGGCCGTCGCCCAGGAAAGCGCCGCGCCGCGTACGGACAGTCAGGACATGGCCGATTTCATCGCCCGTCTCGGCGCGCGGGTGGGGCTGGAGGCGATCCGCCGGGCCCGGCCCGCCGACAGCCACATCCCCGAGAAAACCTCCGTTCCCATCGCCGCCGCCTGGTCCGAGCCCGAGCCTCCGGGCACCTGGCCGCCCACCATGCGCCCGCGTCCGCTGACCCTGTTTCCGCCCGAACCTGTCAGCGCCCCCGCCACGCCCGAGGTGCCCTCGGACTTTCGCTGGCGCGGGCGCAGTTTCCGCACCCATGCCGCGCTCGGCCCCGAAAGGCTGGCGCCGGAATGGTGGCTGGATGACAGGGCATGGCGTACCGGGGTGCGCGACTACTGGCGTGTCACCACCGAAGACGGCGCGCGGCTGTGGCTCTATTATGCCCACGGCGGCGCGCAATCGGGGGGCTGGTTCGCCCAAGGCGATTTCCTCTGA
- a CDS encoding lytic murein transglycosylase, with protein MFALKFAPLVALMASTLPAVAAPPMASPLPMPRPVQGGATAFEVAAPAGSAATGGGNVLIEVIAEQAIEQAETPAETASAAPVPAPLGPDNSIPAPQGMSVEVLPEPASAPAAAPVAEAVPTETPGEAVTADTIGTRSPDGESLLAVLTSPLPRARGEVPAEFVARAAVLRAEAEASAAQEAAARPLDTDDPAFRAWITDFRDRALAAGISPATFTRAFDGLDLNARVLDRDRNQAEFSRTLWEYLDTAVSSTRIRNGQEMRSEWRTTLVRIEEQYQVEAEVVLAVWGLESAYGAARGNIPVVEAMASLAYDGRRQEFFEQQLIAALQIIEAGDTSVGNMTGSWAGAMGHTQFMPTSYLEFAQDFDGDGRRNIWGDTPIDALASTAHYLAEHGWVYGQPWGLEVRLPDGFDYRLAGEQENIGVAFWNNLGVRLVNGDPIPDHGRASILLPGGAEGVALVTFGNFRVIERYNPADAYVIAIGHLSDRIDGGRGFEAGWPRGDRALTFAEREELQRLLLAAGHYNEEIDGIVGPITIAAVRSYQAAAGVTPDGYASPRLLERLRSS; from the coding sequence ATGTTTGCTCTCAAATTCGCCCCCCTTGTTGCCCTGATGGCCTCGACGCTGCCCGCCGTGGCCGCGCCGCCCATGGCATCGCCGCTGCCCATGCCGCGCCCGGTTCAGGGTGGCGCCACGGCCTTTGAAGTCGCCGCGCCCGCGGGCAGCGCCGCCACCGGCGGCGGCAACGTCTTGATCGAGGTGATCGCGGAGCAGGCGATCGAGCAGGCGGAAACCCCTGCCGAAACCGCATCCGCCGCCCCCGTGCCCGCGCCGCTTGGCCCGGACAACAGCATCCCCGCCCCGCAAGGCATGAGTGTCGAGGTTTTGCCGGAACCCGCAAGCGCGCCCGCCGCGGCGCCCGTTGCCGAAGCAGTACCCACCGAAACACCGGGGGAGGCTGTGACGGCCGACACGATCGGCACCCGCTCGCCCGATGGCGAAAGCCTGCTGGCGGTGCTGACCTCGCCCCTGCCACGCGCGCGCGGTGAGGTGCCGGCGGAGTTCGTCGCCCGTGCCGCCGTGCTGCGGGCCGAGGCGGAGGCGAGCGCTGCGCAGGAAGCCGCCGCGCGCCCGCTCGACACCGACGATCCCGCGTTCCGCGCGTGGATCACCGACTTCCGCGACCGCGCCCTCGCAGCAGGCATCAGCCCCGCCACCTTCACCCGCGCCTTTGACGGTCTCGACCTGAACGCGCGGGTTCTGGACCGGGACCGCAACCAGGCGGAATTCTCGCGCACCCTTTGGGAATATCTCGATACCGCCGTGTCCTCGACGCGGATTCGCAACGGGCAGGAGATGCGCTCGGAATGGCGCACGACGCTGGTCCGCATTGAAGAACAGTATCAGGTCGAGGCCGAGGTCGTGCTCGCCGTCTGGGGGCTCGAAAGCGCCTATGGCGCAGCGCGCGGCAATATCCCGGTGGTGGAGGCGATGGCCTCTCTCGCCTATGACGGCCGCCGGCAGGAGTTCTTCGAGCAACAACTGATCGCCGCGCTGCAGATCATCGAGGCGGGCGACACCAGCGTCGGCAACATGACCGGCTCCTGGGCCGGTGCCATGGGCCATACGCAGTTCATGCCCACCAGCTATCTGGAGTTCGCGCAGGATTTCGACGGCGACGGTCGCCGCAATATCTGGGGCGACACCCCCATCGACGCGCTGGCCTCCACCGCGCATTACCTCGCCGAACATGGGTGGGTCTATGGCCAGCCCTGGGGCCTTGAAGTGCGCCTGCCCGATGGGTTCGACTATCGCCTCGCGGGCGAGCAGGAGAACATCGGCGTCGCGTTCTGGAACAACCTCGGTGTGCGGCTCGTCAATGGCGATCCGATTCCCGACCATGGCCGCGCCTCGATCCTGCTGCCCGGTGGCGCGGAGGGGGTGGCGCTGGTGACCTTCGGCAACTTCCGCGTGATCGAGCGCTATAACCCCGCCGACGCCTATGTCATCGCCATCGGCCACCTGAGCGACCGCATCGACGGCGGGCGCGGGTTCGAGGCCGGTTGGCCCCGCGGCGACCGCGCCCTGACCTTCGCCGAGAGGGAGGAGTTGCAGCGCCTCCTGCTCGCGGCGGGTCACTATAACGAGGAGATTGACGGGATCGTCGGTCCGATCACCATCGCGGCGGTCCGCAGCTATCAGGCCGCTGCGGGCGTGACCCCCGATGGCTATGCCTCGCCGCGTCTGCTGGAGCGTCTGCGCAGCAGTTGA
- a CDS encoding VOC family protein, with translation MTPPFRIRALGEIAIRCDDLARMAAFYGEMLGLQRLEGNAAPGIIFFRIAEGFGGHTQVLALFDKTMGAGPDAPRPTTGAGSALHHIALTVPFHEQEAVMAWYDEHDQPYRIENFGWVGWRGIFTTDPEGNTVELVAYDDSLKT, from the coding sequence ATGACGCCACCTTTCCGCATCCGCGCCCTCGGCGAAATCGCGATCCGCTGCGACGACCTCGCCCGGATGGCGGCTTTCTATGGCGAGATGTTGGGGTTGCAACGGCTCGAAGGAAACGCGGCACCCGGCATCATCTTCTTCCGCATCGCCGAAGGCTTCGGCGGCCATACGCAGGTTCTGGCGCTTTTCGACAAGACCATGGGCGCGGGGCCTGACGCCCCACGGCCCACCACGGGGGCCGGATCGGCGCTCCACCACATCGCGCTGACGGTTCCGTTCCACGAGCAGGAGGCGGTCATGGCGTGGTACGACGAGCACGACCAGCCCTACCGGATCGAGAATTTCGGATGGGTCGGCTGGCGCGGCATTTTCACGACGGACCCCGAAGGCAACACCGTCGAACTGGTCGCCTACGACGACAGTCTGAAGACCTAG
- a CDS encoding D-amino-acid transaminase: MTRTVYVNGQYLPEDEATVSIFDRGFLFADGVYEVTSVLDGKLIDFDGHAKRLQRSLDELEMANPTTEEELLEIHRELIRANDITEGLIYLQVTRGAADRDFAYPEDATPTIVLFTQAKSGLADNPMAKTGMKIISIEDQRWGRRDIKTVQLLYPSMGKMAAKVAGAHDAWMVEDGVVTEGTSNNAYIVKGNTIITRHLGHEILSGITRTAVLRMAKEAQMKVEERPFTVEEAKQADEAFVTSATTFVMPVVEIDGTAVGTGTPGAVTARLREIYIDEMRKAAV, encoded by the coding sequence ATGACCCGAACCGTCTATGTCAACGGCCAGTACCTGCCGGAAGATGAAGCTACCGTCTCGATCTTCGACCGGGGCTTCCTGTTTGCCGATGGCGTCTACGAGGTCACCAGCGTTCTGGACGGCAAGCTGATCGATTTCGACGGCCACGCCAAGCGCCTGCAACGCTCGCTGGATGAGCTAGAGATGGCCAACCCCACGACCGAGGAAGAGCTTCTCGAGATCCACCGTGAGCTGATCCGCGCCAATGACATCACCGAGGGGCTGATCTACCTGCAAGTCACCCGCGGCGCGGCCGACCGGGACTTCGCCTACCCCGAGGACGCCACGCCCACGATCGTCCTCTTCACCCAGGCCAAGAGCGGCCTCGCGGACAATCCGATGGCGAAGACCGGGATGAAGATCATCTCGATCGAGGATCAGCGCTGGGGGCGGCGCGACATCAAGACGGTGCAGCTGCTCTACCCCTCGATGGGCAAGATGGCTGCCAAGGTCGCCGGCGCCCATGACGCCTGGATGGTGGAAGACGGCGTGGTGACCGAAGGCACATCGAACAACGCCTATATCGTGAAGGGCAACACGATCATCACCCGGCACCTGGGCCATGAGATCCTCAGCGGCATCACCCGCACGGCCGTCCTGCGGATGGCGAAAGAAGCCCAGATGAAGGTGGAGGAACGCCCCTTCACGGTGGAGGAAGCCAAGCAGGCGGACGAGGCTTTCGTCACCTCGGCCACCACCTTCGTCATGCCCGTGGTCGAGATCGACGGCACCGCCGTGGGCACAGGCACGCCGGGCGCGGTCACCGCGCGTCTGCGGGAAATCTACATCGACGAGATGCGCAAGGCCGCGGTCTGA